The stretch of DNA GAGAAGGCCGCGGTGATCACGGGTGCCGTGCAGGGCATCGGCTGGACCGTGGCGCAGCGGATGGCGGCCGAGGGAGCCGCGGTGGTGCTGGTCGACCGCTCGGAGCTGGTGCACGAAAGCGCCGAGAAGCTGCGCGCGGACGGCAGGCGCGCGGACGGCGTGGTGGCCGATCTGGAGACGTTCGCCGGGGCCGAGGCCGCCGCGGCGAAGGCGGTCGAGCTGCACGGGCGGATCGACCTGCTGATCAACAACGTGGGCGGCACGATCTGGGCCAAGCCGTACGAGCACTACGAGCCCGATCAGATCGAAGCCGAGATCCGGCGTTCGCTCCTGCCGACGCTGTGGACCTGCCGGGCGGTGCTGCCGCAGCTGATCGAGCAGGGTTCCGGCACGATCGTGAACGTCTCCTCGGTCGCCACCCGCGGTGTGCACCGGGTGCCCTACTCGGCGGCGAAGGGCGGGATCAACGCGATCACGGCTTCGCTGGCGATGGAGACCGCTCAGCACGGCATCCGGGTCGTGGCCACCGCTCCTGGCGGCACCGAGGCACCGCCGCGCAAGGTGCCGCGCGGACCCGGCCCGGACGGCGCTCGGGAACAGGGCTGGTACCAGCAGGTCGTGGACCAGACCGTGGATTCTTCGCTGCTGAAGCGCTACGGCACGCTCGACGAGCAGGCCGCCGCGGTGCTGTTCCTGGCTTCCGACGAGGCGTCCTACCTGACCGGCACGGTGCTGCCGGTCGCCGGTGGTGACTTGGGATGAGGCGGTGCGGCGGGTCGCAGCGGTGTTTTCCCGCCAAGGCGGCGAAAACCGC from Saccharopolyspora sp. SCSIO 74807 encodes:
- a CDS encoding 1,6-dihydroxycyclohexa-2,4-diene-1-carboxylate dehydrogenase, with product MTAFHGRFGEKAAVITGAVQGIGWTVAQRMAAEGAAVVLVDRSELVHESAEKLRADGRRADGVVADLETFAGAEAAAAKAVELHGRIDLLINNVGGTIWAKPYEHYEPDQIEAEIRRSLLPTLWTCRAVLPQLIEQGSGTIVNVSSVATRGVHRVPYSAAKGGINAITASLAMETAQHGIRVVATAPGGTEAPPRKVPRGPGPDGAREQGWYQQVVDQTVDSSLLKRYGTLDEQAAAVLFLASDEASYLTGTVLPVAGGDLG